The genomic interval GTGATCGCGACCTTCCCGACCGACAGCCATGACAAGATCACCTATCCCGGCGCTGTGACCAGGGCCGCCGACACGCCGCAGGCCGCCGCCTTCCTTGACAGCCTGTCGCAGGAGCCGGCAAAGTCGATCTTTGAATCTCAAGGCTTCACCGTCACGCAATGATCCCCACCGACTGGCTTGGCCCTCAGGAATGGCAGGCCGTGCGCCTGTCCTTGCGGGTGGCCAGCGTCGCCACGATCGCCAGCCTGCCCTTTGCCGTCGCCATCGCCTGGCTTCTGGCGCGACGGCGGTTTCCCGGGCACGGGCTGCTGAGCGGCCTCGTGCATCTGCCGCTGATCCTGCCCCCGGTCGTCACCGGCTACCTGCTGCTGGTCACCTTCGGCACGCAGGGGCCGGTGGGCAGCCTGCTGAAGCCCTTGGGCATCGTCTTCGCCTTTCGCTGGACCGGCGCGGCGCTGGCCTGCGGCATCATGAGCTTTCCGCTGATGGTGCGCGCCATCCGGCTGGGCTTCGAGGCGGTGGACCCCAGGCTGGAACAGGCCGCCGCCACCCTGGGCGCGCCGCGGGCCTGGATCTTCCTGACCGTGACCCTGCCCCTGATCCTGCCCGCCATCCTGGCCGGCGCCACGCTGGGCTTCGCCAAGGCGATGGGCGAGTTCGGCGCCACCATCACCTTCGTCTCGAACATTCCCGGCCAGACCCAGACGCTGCCCTCGGCCATCTATGCGCTGCTGCAGGTGCCCTCGGGCGATGCGGCGGCGCTGCGGCTGGTGCTGGTCTCGGTGGTGATCGCCATGGCGGCGGTGCTGGTCTCGGAATGGCTGGCATGGCGCATGTCGGCGCGCATGTCGGGGCGGCGCTGATGCTGGCGGTCGCCTTTCGCCACCGTTTTCCCGGCCTGGCGCTGGATGTCGCCTTCGAGGCGCCGGGCGGCGTGACGGCGCTGTTCGGCCCCTCGGGCTGCGGGAAAAGCACGGCGATCAACGCCATCGCCGGACTCCTGCGTCCCGACCAGGGCCGGATCGCGCTGAACGGGCGGGTGCTGTTCGACGGCAGGACCAATCTGCCGCCTCAGGCGCGGCGCATCGGCTGCGTGTTCCAGGACGCGCGGCTGTTTCCGCATATGACGGTGGCGGCGAACCTGCGCTATCCCTCGCGCTGGCGGCGCGGCGCGGCGCGGGATTTCGACCGCATCGTCGAGATGCTGGCGCTGGGGCCGCTGCTTGCGCGCCGCCCCGGCACGTTGTCGGGCGGCGAGCGCCAGCGCGTCGCCATCGGCCGAGCGCTGCTGTCGGACCCGGCGCTTTTGGTGATGGACGAGCCGCTGGCGGCGCTGGACGAGGCCCGCAAGGCCGAGATCATGCCCTGGCTGGAACGCCTGCGGGACGAGATCCGATTGCCGATCCTCTATGTCAGCCATTCGGTCCCCGAGGTGCTGCGGCTGGCGACCACGGTGGTGCTGATGCGGCAGGGCCGCGTCACCCATTCCGGCCCGCTGACCCAGATCCTGGCCGATCCGGCG from Paracoccus sp. MA carries:
- the modC gene encoding molybdenum ABC transporter ATP-binding protein, giving the protein MLAVAFRHRFPGLALDVAFEAPGGVTALFGPSGCGKSTAINAIAGLLRPDQGRIALNGRVLFDGRTNLPPQARRIGCVFQDARLFPHMTVAANLRYPSRWRRGAARDFDRIVEMLALGPLLARRPGTLSGGERQRVAIGRALLSDPALLVMDEPLAALDEARKAEIMPWLERLRDEIRLPILYVSHSVPEVLRLATTVVLMRQGRVTHSGPLTQILADPALAPQLGAREAGALIRATVEGREPDGMTRVATAGGPMLLPELDLPPGRVLRLRILAHEVILAREAPLGLSALNVLPVAVTRIEGGLVQLALGDERMLAQVTPRSVKALELQPGTACHAVVKSVSVLPS
- the modB gene encoding molybdate ABC transporter permease subunit, with the protein product MIPTDWLGPQEWQAVRLSLRVASVATIASLPFAVAIAWLLARRRFPGHGLLSGLVHLPLILPPVVTGYLLLVTFGTQGPVGSLLKPLGIVFAFRWTGAALACGIMSFPLMVRAIRLGFEAVDPRLEQAAATLGAPRAWIFLTVTLPLILPAILAGATLGFAKAMGEFGATITFVSNIPGQTQTLPSAIYALLQVPSGDAAALRLVLVSVVIAMAAVLVSEWLAWRMSARMSGRR